The genome window TACCGTCGCAAAAAACTCTCCAAACACGCCACCCACTCCTTGCGAGAGTTGATGCTCAAAAATACCGCCCTGCATCTGAGCCGTGCCGATCGCCTCCATCATTGACGCCAAACCGGACGCACAAATCAACGAAGCTAGCGTCGCCAGCGCACTGACCAGTCGGCGACGCGGACGCTGCTGGAGAATAAAACGAACCCCAGCCCAAAGCAGGTAAAGCGGCACTAACCAAGTCGCCACTCCAATAAAATGAAACGCCCAGAAGCTCATTTCCGCACCAAACACCCCGACGAGGTTCATCTCCGGCTCCGTGGTATGCTGGCGCGACTGCGCGATCTCGAAATCCCAAATCGCTACGAAACTACATACGGCGATAAAAAACGACAATAGTCCCCACACTGGACGAGAGCCGGCTTTACGCGGCTGTGAGACGACTTTCTTCCTCGCTACTTTCTTCTTTGGGTTTCTTGCCATGTAGAATGCTTTAAAAATACGTGTTAAAACTCAGAAACAGAATCCACCTGAGTATCACAATCCAAGGAAACTCCAGCATAGAAGAGAAAAATGCAACTCCTAGAATGCACACCTTTTTAGATCTAGCGCATTTGAACAGTCAAAGCTTCCAATCAGAGCGAAACTGCAGACTGCCAAAGCGCAAAATCTTTGAAAAACAGCAGCCCACTCCCTTAATGAGGCGTGCCACACTTGATTTCGACGCCGTTTTTTAGTCTAAAACTGCGTCCTTGAACTCTGCGAAGTAATCAACACACTTCCGCGCTCAATCTTGGAACAGACCCGCTACTTGCGAATCTACTAGATCTCAAATTTTCCGAAACATGACAGACAAAAACACAGATACACCCGAAGAAATCGACGAAAACACTGAAGCCGCAGCGGCCGAAGTCGTCGAAGAAACTGCAACCGAAGCTGAAACTCCAGTCGTCGAGGCGACGCCTCTAGAAAAAGCCGAGACAGAAGCAGCGGAAATGAAAGCACGCTGGTTACGCTCAGTCGCGGACATGGAGAACTACCGCAAGCGCATTGGCCGCGAGAAGCAGGACATCATCCGCAGCGCAGCCGCCAATGTCGTCGAATCGCTCTTGCCCGTGCTCGATAATATGAAGCTTGGCCTGCAAGCCGCAGAAAATCATCCTGAAGCAAAAGATGTCACCATCGGCTTCAAAATGGTCGACGATCAGCTCAAGCGCTCACTCAGCGAGCAAGGCCTCGAAGAGCTCATCCCTGATGGCGAAACCTTCGACCCGAATCTTCACGAGTGCATCTCGCACCAACCATCCGCTGACGTCGAAGAAGACAAAGTCATCCAGACCGTCCGCGCAGGTTACCGCCTCAACGAACGACTCATTCGCGCAGCGAGTGTGATCGTCTCCAGTGGCCCCGAAAAAGCATAACCCTTTCTTAGACCACTATGTCGCAAGCAGATTTATACGAAACCCTCGGCGTCTCACGTGATGCGACAGCCGACGAACTCAAGAAGGCCTACCGCAAACTCGCAGTGAAGTATCATCCGGACAAAAACCCGGGCGATGCCGCAGCAGAAGCGAAATTCAAGGAGATCTCTTCGGCCTACGACAATCTCAAAGACCCTGATAAGCGTGCTGCCTATGATCGCTACGGACACGCTGCCTTCCAAGGTGGCATGGGCGGCGGCGGTGGCGGCGGCGGCCACGATCCATTCGACATGTTCCGCGAAGCCTTCGGTGGCCGCGGCGGTGGCGGTGGTGGCGGCATCTTCGAAGAATTCTTCGGCGGTGGCGGCGGTGGACAGTCAGCTGGGGGCGCAGCACACGGCTCCGATCTGCGCTATGATCTAGAGATCACTTTAGAAGAAGCGGTTAAAGGCTGCGAAAAAGAAATCCGCTATCGACGCCCAGTTGAGTGTAAGAAATGCCACGGCGAAGGCGCAGAGCCCGGCTCCAAGAAAGTCACTTGCTCGACGTGCGGTGGCGCTGGCCAAGTCTCTTCGAATCGCGGCTTTATTAGTTTCCGTCAAGTCTGCCCAAGCTGCCAAGGCGCGGGGCAAACCATCGAAAAGCCCTGCACCAGCTGTCGCGGTGAAGGCCGTGAGATGGAAACCAGCACCGTCAAGGTGCGTATTCCAGGTGGCGTCTCCACTGGCTCGAAGCTCCGCTCTGCAGGTAAGGGCGAAGCCGGCCAAATGGGCGGCCAAGCAGGCGACCTCTACATTATCGTCCACGTCAAGGAGCACGAACTCTTCGAGCGCCACGACCACGACCTCTTCTGCGAAGTGCCGATTAAGTTCACACTCGCCTCACTCGGTGGCTCAATCAACGTGCCGACGCTCTTTGGCAAGGGCTCACTCAAGATCCCATCCGGCACACAGACAGGCACCACCTTCCGCCTCCGCGGGCAGGGCGTCCCACATCTTCGCGGCAACGGCAAGGGCGACCTGCTGATTCGTGTTCAAGTCGAAGTGCCAACCAAACTCTCCAGCGAACAAAAGAAGAAGCTCGAAGAATTTGCTGAAGCCTGTGGCGACCCTGCAAATCCAATGAGCGAATCCTTCGTCGAAAAAGCGAAGAAGTTCTTCCGCTAGAGTTATACTCTTAATTCCCAATTCCTAATTCTTAATTCGCTTGTGGCTTATCCTATCGTAATTCTCGGCTCTGGCCGCGGCTCCAACGCTGAAGCACTCTTAAAGGCAGAAGCCAGCAAGAAGCTCGGCGCGGCTAAAATCGCTGCGATCATTAGTGATCACGAAGATGTCGGCATCTTAGAACTAGGGCAAAAGTATCACGTGCCCGCGATCTACATCGATCCGAAGCGCAAAGGTGCCCGCCTGAGCGAGGAGGCTCAAGAGACCTACATCGAGCGCATTCAGTCGTTTTCACCGAAGCTAGTGGTGCTGGCGGGATTCATGCGGATTATTGAGCGACGCTTCATCGAAGCCTTTGATGGCAATGTCATCAACCTGCACCCTAGCCTCTTGCCCAGCTTCCCGGGCATGAACGGCATTGGCCAGGCATGGGATCATGGCGTAAAAATCACTGGCTGCACCGTGCACTGGGTCACACCAGCGCTCGATGCCGGCCCGATCATCGACCAGAAAGAGATCCGAGTTGAAGAAAAGGATACGCTCGATATGCTTGAGAAGAAGGTGCACATCGTGGAGCATCAACTCCTGCCCGACGTCGTCGCCCGCCTGAGCAAAGGTAAGATCAAGCGACCGTAGATGAGTTGTTTATTCTATTGATGCTTTTTGATCCTCCAAATCGCCTCGGTAAACCGAAGAAGGCTGCTTTAGAGTAAACCCTGCTATAGAACGCATTTCTAGCGCTTTTTTAAAATCATCTAAAGAAAGACCGATCAACACTGCGTCGGTCTCGAGATCAATGATGAAGTAACCAGGGCTAGCACCTAGATCTAGAGCCTCTCTAGGCCGAAGCACCTCTCCTACTATGAATCGACTATTGCTGTTCAACCCGACCACGTTGGGGCCCACCACGATGGACGGCGTCTGGCCGCGATGGTTGATCGTTACTTGATGGCTATTCGCGACCGAGATAAAGTAATCCTCATTAATCGAGAAGCTGCCACCGCCGACACCACAGGCGGAAAGAATAAAAGCGGGAAGAAATATAAGTGCTACAGGGATTCTCATTATATTAACTTTCTATTAGTTTTACATTTCCGCACTAGAGATGCTCACGGTCCAAGACCCGTCAATGCATAGACGATGCCTCTCTGTGAACAGTTACTCACCACTGAGCCTGTTAGAG of Lentimonas sp. CC4 contains these proteins:
- the dnaJ gene encoding molecular chaperone DnaJ encodes the protein MSQADLYETLGVSRDATADELKKAYRKLAVKYHPDKNPGDAAAEAKFKEISSAYDNLKDPDKRAAYDRYGHAAFQGGMGGGGGGGGHDPFDMFREAFGGRGGGGGGGIFEEFFGGGGGGQSAGGAAHGSDLRYDLEITLEEAVKGCEKEIRYRRPVECKKCHGEGAEPGSKKVTCSTCGGAGQVSSNRGFISFRQVCPSCQGAGQTIEKPCTSCRGEGREMETSTVKVRIPGGVSTGSKLRSAGKGEAGQMGGQAGDLYIIVHVKEHELFERHDHDLFCEVPIKFTLASLGGSINVPTLFGKGSLKIPSGTQTGTTFRLRGQGVPHLRGNGKGDLLIRVQVEVPTKLSSEQKKKLEEFAEACGDPANPMSESFVEKAKKFFR
- the purN gene encoding phosphoribosylglycinamide formyltransferase, with protein sequence MAYPIVILGSGRGSNAEALLKAEASKKLGAAKIAAIISDHEDVGILELGQKYHVPAIYIDPKRKGARLSEEAQETYIERIQSFSPKLVVLAGFMRIIERRFIEAFDGNVINLHPSLLPSFPGMNGIGQAWDHGVKITGCTVHWVTPALDAGPIIDQKEIRVEEKDTLDMLEKKVHIVEHQLLPDVVARLSKGKIKRP
- a CDS encoding nucleotide exchange factor GrpE, translated to MTDKNTDTPEEIDENTEAAAAEVVEETATEAETPVVEATPLEKAETEAAEMKARWLRSVADMENYRKRIGREKQDIIRSAAANVVESLLPVLDNMKLGLQAAENHPEAKDVTIGFKMVDDQLKRSLSEQGLEELIPDGETFDPNLHECISHQPSADVEEDKVIQTVRAGYRLNERLIRAASVIVSSGPEKA